The Natranaerovirga hydrolytica genome contains the following window.
CATGTACAGATTGTCCCAAGATTTTACTACATCCCATACGACAAAACAAAAAGAATACCCGTAGACCTCTGGTATGAAACAGGCAACACCCTAATCAAAGTAGGCAGTCAAGCAGATGTAGAAAATAAAACAATGTACTTAGGTAGCCCCTACAGAAACATACCAGAAGAAGAACTCATCAAAACAGCAAGAATCGAATACTTAACCTATGGACAAGAAGAAAACAAAACCTTACAAGACTACCAAAGAGAAAAATTAAACAAAGACGACATCTTTATAGGCAGAACCCACCAAATCTTCTTAAGCTCAGGCTCAAGAACCTTTATAGGAGAAACAAACAACTTACCAGAAGAAGTAACAGAAGAAAAAGCCAGAAGAAGTGTGCAAAAATGGTATGGCAGTTACGCCCTGCCGAACCTAACTTTTGCAGTAGAAAGAGGATTTGACCTAACAAGTGTAGGAAGGGTCAATCGAGAGGCAGACTATATCTTAAAAGAAGGCTACATCGTCGTCAACTTTGAAATCCTAAGAACCATACGAGACGACACAGGAGAAGGAGACATAAGAGACTATATCAGACTAGATTACAAAGCACCAAAGGCCAACCAATGGCAGATAGAAGGATACAACACAAACCAACAAGGCTACCCGTTAGACGAAGGGGATATCATACTGTACTACACCGATAAAAAAGCCAGTGATGATTTTAGAGTGAGATAGTGCATTACAATAATAAATAAAACAAAACAAAGGAGGAAAAAGTATGGATTTATTAAAAAGATTTTGGTATGAGGAAGATGGGTTAGGGGTGGTAGAAATCATCCTAATTATAGTAGTATTAATTGCCATTGTAGCGATTTTTCAAGATCAGATAGGCAAAGTCATCAGTAATATATTTGGTAGAATCAATGAAGATGTAGATGGTTTTCCAGACATAGATTACCAAGAATAAGTGGATTAAAAAATAATAAAGGAGGGGATGTTGTTGAAAAGAGAAGAAGGAGCAATAACCATTTTTCTAAGTTTAATCCTCATCATTATGCTATCGATAGTGGCTACAACAGTTGAAGCAGCAAGAATTAATACATCTAAAATGTATGTAGAAAGAGCATTAAATACAGCAATGAACTCTGTATTGGCGCAATATGATACTGAATTAAAGGACCAATATAGTCTGATGACTTTAGATGCAGGTTATGGCAAGAATACAATAGACACCACACAAATGATCAATCAGATGAATCATTACCTACAACATTCCCTCAACCCACAAAAAGACTTACAAGAACCAAGTATTTTTCATAAGCTGATACATACCAACAATCAGCAACAAGAACAGTTTATTGATTTATATCGATTCAATATAAAAGACATACAGATTGAAAATTATACCAGTCTAATAGATGAACAAACAGAAATATTTAAGTATCAAATATTAGAAAATATGAAGTACAAAGGCCCTATGCTGTTAATAGAAGGGTTTTTAGACAAATTAGAGCTCATAAGCAAATCCTCAAAAACGGCTCAAGTGGTACAAGACAAAGCAGAAGTAGATGATAAAGTATCCGAATTTGGTTCTAATTATCTAGACCTGATGAGTACCATAGATGGCACAAGTTTTAAAAAAGAAACCATACACACCGATAGAAACAACAACATTTTAATGAATCATCATTTTGTGAAACAATTAAGCACACAGCATACACAAGAAGATAGATTAACGAATAATGCCATACTTAATCAAGCAATAGCACAAAAACAGTACACGCCAGACAAAGAAGAAGTGATCAACCTTTTAACCTATGCCCTAATAGAAAGAGTGACTTTTTATCAGTTAGAAGAAGAAATTGAGAGCATTAAGGAAGAGATTGGGAACCTAAATTCCAAAATGTCTAGACCTAGAAGAAGGGTTTCCACTTTAGAAAGAGACATAAGGGCCCTGATTTCTGATATTAACAAAGCAGAAGATGAATCATCTGTTGAAAGTCTCATTAGAACTTTAGAGAAAAAAGAAAAAGAATTATCGTCAGAAAAAAAAGAACTGAATAAACGACAAGATCAAAAAGATGATCTAGAATTAAAAAGAAAAGATTTAGAAAATCAAAAAGACAAAGCGGAAGAAGGTTATTTTGACAACTTACTAACCTATGAATTAGCAATAGAAGAATTAATGCTCACCCTAAGTGAAATAGAATCAAAAAATAGATTGGGCTTAAAACAAATAGGCCTAATCAATGAAGACTTAGAATACCTTAAAAAAGAAATCAATACCTATGAAACCTTACTAAACAACAACAAAGAAGGAATTATACCTCAAACCTATGTGGCGTTAGAACAAGATTTAAAAGACTTAAAACAAAGCTTAAACATACAAGAAAACGGACAACCCAACTTAAATCTACTAGACAATATTCCAGCAATGGAAGAAGCATTAACCAAGAATTTAGACATTCTGATACAAGAAGAAATAGATGCTTTAAGCCAATATTACGATGATGCACTTTACCAGCAAATCGATAACAAAGCAAAGGTATTATCAAAAAGCCATGCCAACATAGGAACAGGAGAAGTAAAAGCCATTGAACAGATAAAAGATCTATTGCTGTACTATGACAAAATTAATGGGTACGGTGAAGCAACCATTCAGTATTTACAATTTGACTACAGTGACTTTAATTTAGAGGGTATAGACCAAGAAGTAGTAAAGACAGATCCAAGAGACAACGAAGATTTAAAAAATCAAGACCAATTAATCCAGTCAGGAATATCAGATTATTTACAAGACAATAAAGGAATAGATCCAACCCAATTGCCATCAACCTTATTAGAACAAGAAAAACAAAAGGACCAAGTAAATGAAGTCACATTCAACGATAGAAGTTTTGCAAAGAAAGCCCTGGATTTATTAGTTGGCTTTGGAGAAAGTATAGGCAATCAAATAAGAGATTTGCCAGAACAGCTATTGATTAATGAATACATTATAGGGCATTTTGCAACAGCTGTGGATCATTTAGACTCAGCTGAAGATTTGACCCTAACCAATTATAAACTAACGGACCATTACCTAGACTACGAAGTCGAATACATAATAGAAGGTCAGCTCAAAGAAGAAGACAACCTAAAAGGAGTTTCTTCAAAAATTGTAACCACTAGATTTGGACTAAATTTAATACATATATTATCAGACCCAGTAAAAAGACAAATCACCTTTAATATGGCAGCAGCCATTATAGGGTGGAGTCCATTGGCATTCTTAGTCTATATGGTTCAATTTCTATTAATGTCGGCATGGAGTTATGCAGAATCCCATATAGACTTACGGTTACTGTTAAAAGGAGAAGCAGTAGTCTTTATCAAGACAAAAAAAGACTGGATATTAGACGAAACAGGCATTAAGCACTTTGTTATAGATACAGTCACAGAGCAAGCAACTGAATATGCCAATGAAAAAATACAACAAATAGTAGACAAAACCAATAGGATGATAGAAGAATTTGGACAAGACATAGATGAAAGTTTACAAAATTATGCCAGTGATACCATAGGCACAGTCTTTAATGAAGCCTATAGAATGCAAGAAGAAGCAACGGATTATATGGATCAAAAAATAGAAGAAGTGATTAACACACACATAACAGCCATTATGAATGGTACAGACAGTCCTCATATGGATGTCGAGATTTTGTATGATCATCAAGGAAATGACTTAGTACAAGATATCACACAAGCCATTAATGCAGAAAAAAACACCATTATAGAAGGCGGTATCACCCATGCAATAGAAGTAAAAGAATCCGTCTACAAAGCCATAGAAGAACAAACAGCAAAGGCAAAGGAAAAAGTAGAACAAACCGTTGAAAATGCCATACAAACCAGTATTAACGAAGTGAAAAACACCTTGCAAGATGAAGTGTCCAACATAGGTGAAACAGCACAACAAGTTACCAAAAACACCATCGATGATATCAGTAAACATTTAAAAGACACAATAAACACCCATGTTAATGAATCCGTATCCACAGACGTTATAAAAAATGAAGAAGACAATGTATTAGGCAAAATGAATGTAACCTTCTCCTACAAAGATTATTTAAGATTATTTTTAATGGTCAATGTCAATGAAAAAACTAAATTGGCCCGAACCTTAGATTGTATTCAAATGAATGGATACGATACAAGAGGAGAGGATTACACCTTGCAACAGCAATTATATGCATACCATGCCAAAGCAATTGTTGAGATGGACTACATTTTCTTTAACTTTCCTTTTATGCCCGAGTATATTAAAAACTTTGGTAAAAATAAAAGAACAATAACCGTAGAATTATCCCAATCTTATTAAAGGTTAAGGGAGGCAATCCAGTTGAAACCACAATCTAAAAAAGGCTCTTTAACAATAGAAGCATCACTGGCATTACCTATATTTATATTTGCCATTGTATTTGTAATGTATTTTATAAAAATACTTCACATTCAAGAAAATATGCAACATGCCTTAGATCAAACGGCAAATGAAATAGCAATGTATGCCTATGTATACGATCAAACGGGTATAAAGGACATACAGCAAAATGCATACAAACAATACAAAAGTGAATCCGGTGATGTGAACCAACAAATAGACCAGATACTGACCAATGGTTCAGATGCTATTCAAAACATTCAAGAGCTCATACAAATAAAAGATAGGATTCATACCAATGAAACCGTCAATAAGACACCTAATGATCTAACACCAAATGACTTAACAGGCTTTATAAAAGGCTATAAACAGCAAATACAATCCCTTACGGGGCAAATACAATCCCAGATAACCAGTGTTGTAGGTAATGTGACCCATATAGCAGAAAGCATTCAATCTGTACTTGCCAACAAAGACCAAGTCATGGCATATGGCAAACAAGAAGGCTTTGAATACATCATTAACACAATAGGCAACCAAGGGGCACAACACATTTTTCATACCTATATGACAGAAGAAGAAATAGAGGGCTATTATATTGTGGACGGTATTAGGGGCTTAGACTTTAGTCGTTCCCAATATCTGTTAGAAACAGATGATATTGACCTAGCCATGACCTATAGTATTAAGATGCCCATACCCCTAAGAGTTGTAGAGGAAGTACCGTTAATACAAAGGGTAAAAGTACGTGCTTGGACCGGTAATAAAAATAGGACACAAGCAGACAACAACTCAGATAATGACGCCAACCCAAATGAAAATGAAGAAGTAGTGGTGTATATCTCAGCAAGAGCCCAAGGCAACGAAACAATCGTGTACCATACCAACCCAACTTGCTACCATATTTATAAAGAACCGACACAAATACCCTTCAAAGAGATAGGGCATAAAAGTTCATGTAATCGATGCAGCAAACATGCAGAACCAGATTTAGAAGATTTAGTCTATATAACAGATGGTGGAGCCCATTACCATGTAGACGGAAACTGCACGGCGATTACACGAGAAGTCATAACCATTGCATTAGAAGACCTTCCAAATGGAAGAGAATGTCAGGTATGCCAACAAAGATAATTACAAAAAAAGGAGAGAAAAAAATGACTTTTATAATAACAACAGTAGCTATTAATCTATTATGTATAGCCTATTTAATAGAGCTTGGTATTTTAAAAGGCCCAAAAAAAGGGGTACTCATAACCCTTCTAGCAATAGCAACAACCACAACCATCCATTATAGGTTATATCAATTGTACCAAATGTCATTTTATTACATTGCAACGTTGCTATGCATTATTTTTTTATTATTAACAAGCATAAGCGACCTTCAAAAAAAAGAAATACCATCCAGTTACTTATACATCACCATTATTCTAGGCGTTATGATGTTAAGGATTAATCCAAATATTACACCAATAGAAAGTATATTAGGTGCAGGTATAGGTGGTCTATTAATTGGCTTAAGCTATGCAACAAAAAACGCCATTGGACAAGGAGATGGATGGGTTATTCTGGCTGTAGGCATTATTACAGGCTGGCAAATGACATTAGGCATCTTACTCATTGGATTAATATTATCAGCTATATGGGGCAGTTATTTATTAATCCTAAGAAGACAAAGCAAAAAAACGAAAATGCCCTTTGTGCCTTTTTTATTCTTAGCAACCTTAGTCATCTATTTAGTATAAACAAAAAGGGGGAAACTGTGGCAGCAGGGACATTGAGGCTATTGCTGTAGGTGCAGTTATCTAATTCATATCAATAAGGTGGGAGGAATCTTGTGGGTCAAAAAAGCAAACAAGGCAGTTTTACAATAGAAGCTTCGCTACTCATGCCTTTTATTGTCTTTGTACTCATTACGCTGATTTATATGGGGTTTTATTTCCATGACAAAACCCTTTTACAAACAGCAGTAAATGATGTCAGTATCAAACAAGCTAAAGCTTTAAAGTACACAGAAGTTGACATAACAACAGGAGCCGTTAATTTTCAAACAATAAATGATAGAAACTTGTACTGGAGATGGACCAACTTAAACACAGAACCACAAAATGAGAAAGCCTACTTAATAGAAAGACTCCATACAAAATTATTTCAAGTTAACCCTGAAGCCATCACCATCAACACACGAGTTGAAAAAAACTTAATAAGCCATTATGTGGTTGTAGAATGTGTTGCACCATTTAATACGCCATTTAACTTTATTCCCATGTTATTAAATAAGGGTCAGCCACTTAGGATAACCGCTCAATCAAAAGCAATGATGCCCGATCACCAAGAGTTTGTAAGAACCATTGATTTAATGCAATATGCAATAGACAACTTAGCATTCTTAGAAGGCATGAACAACGCATACCAAGAGGCATTAAATACCATTGAAAGCCATTTACAATAAAAAAATGACTTTAAAAGGAAAAAGGAGGAAAGCAATTGAAAAAACTACAACAATACACAATCAACTACACCAGAGACACCAGTAAAAATTATATGATCCTTAATATAAAAAACCATGACTTTAATGAAGCAGACTATCAATTAAAAATGGTGCTAAACAACACCATAGAAGGTTTACTACCCTTAAATCTAACAGCCTACAATGATGAAATTAATTTAAGCTACGACATCACGTCAAAACAAACCTTAGAGGAAATGTTACTCAAAAAAGAAATCCAATATCAACAAATAAAAACACTGCTGCAAAAAATGATGGACACCATTGATGCCAGCAAAAAATACTTGCTAAAAGAAGACAATATGCTCTTTCAAAAAGAATTCATTTATTTGAATCCTTCTAACCTAGAGCCATTTTTTTGTTACGTGCCTCAACTAGAAGAAACCCAACCTCTTATGCAACAAATCAAAGAAATCATAGAATTTCTAATGACCCATGTTGAAAGAGAAGACAAGGAAGGCATTTATTTAATACACAACCTATATAAAAAAACCAGAGAAGAAAATTTTACCCTAAAAGATATCAAAGCCATCATAAAGGATAAAACAACCCTCAAGACTCCAGTAGAAGATAGCCCTTCTATTCAACAAAAACAAGAAAAAGATAAAAAGCCATTAAAAAGTGACTATAACTTCTACCACCATGATCATACAGACAAAGAAAGTGTTCAAAAAACGCCACTTAAAAAAGAAATAATCAAAGAGGAAAAAGAGGTCAAAATCTATCCAACACACTATAAAATGGTTACAGCTATCCTTCAAGTATTAATCTTTATCTTACTTTATTTGGTGGTTAAGCAAGGTGTATTCATAGATGAAACCACTCAGCAATTAGATATAACAAAATTCATAGGACTTTTTGTCATCTTAATAGCCATTGATGCATATATAAATATGAAAATGTTTCAACCTAAAAATAAAATTGTAAAAATTATAGAAGAAGAAAAGACCATGATGGTCAATCCAACAAGCCATTCAAGCCCTTTTATAAATCTTAATAAAAAAACCATCGACAACACCAATATAGAAAAAGAAATTGATGAAGAAGCCATGCCAGAGATATCAGAGATACCATATGACAAGATAGAAGGCACAACATTATTATCCGAAGCAGAGGAAGAAATGGGAACGACTTTGCTGAACCAAACGTCTATATCAGAACAAGGTGTGTTAATTAATAAAAATAATGAACAAAGGTCTATTCACACCACACCCTTTATAATAGGCAAATTAAAAGATCAAGTAGATTACTGCATCAACAACCCAGCCATTAGTAGGTTACACTGTAAAATCATACAAAAAAATGAAAATTATTATTTAATAGACCTAAATTCCAGAAATGGAACATATATTAATGGTACTGTAGTAAACAGTCAAGAAGAGTATTTACTAAACAACGAAGCCACAATTCAACTTGCCAACGAAGAATTAGAATTTAAAATAAAATAAAAATGGGGAATTCATATGGGGCGATTAACATTTCAAGTGAGCGGAACAACACACAAAGGTTTGAGAAAAAAAGAGAATCAAGACAGCATTATTGTAAAAATAGGAGAAGATGCAAAAGGAGAATTTGGACTATTTGCCATAGCTGATGGGGTCAGTACAATGGCAGGCAGTAAAAATGCCAGCCATTACATGATTAAGACATTAGAAGAATTTTGGTACTTTGATTTGCCATACAGTATTAAGCGAAAAGATTCCTTTAATGAACTGATGGAAAAATTAAGACACAAAATCAAACAAGGCCATCAAACAATTCTTAAACAAGAGACGCTCAAACAAGGCACAACATTAACGGTACTCTTAATCAAACAAAAAGAAAGTGGCATCATACACATTGGTGACACAAGACTTTACCAATATGCTAATCAAACAATGACACAAGTGACCCAAGACCACACCTATGTTAACGACTTAGTCAAACAAAAAATCATTACGCCACTAGAATCAAAAAAACATCCAAAAAGGCATATTATAACCCAGTGTATTGGCGGAAAAGAAGCCATTCACTTAGAAGTCATTCCAAAGAAAGTAACAGGAGAGGAACTGTTTTTAATCTGTTCAGATGGCTTATATGATGAAGTAGAAGAAGAAACACTCTCAAGTGTTTTAAAAGATATTGAAACATCACAAATAACCATAAAAAAAGGTGTTCACACACTGCTACAAGAAGTATTGAAAAAAGAAGCAAAAGACAATATATCCATTATTATTGTAAAAGTAAAAAAAGGGAGAGCGGTATGAAAAATAAAAAACTAAAGACAATGAATTGTAGTTTGTTTGTATTGATATTTGTATTTCTATGTATCCAAGTGAATGCACAAGTCATTCCTAATGTGAATGACCAGGCCATTATCTCAGAAGCCTATAACCAGTTATTGAATCAAGGGTCTATTCACATTGACTACCAAGGCACACTGAACTTGCAAGATGAACTGTTTGGGCCATTGCAGATTCAAGGTAAAAGCAGAATAGACCAGTTAAGCAACACTCAAAAAGGTGATTTTAGCATAACAACAGACATAGGGCTAGGGGCATTAGAAGGCAGATATGACATAAAAGAAAACATCATTACCCTAACATTACCAGATTTAATCAGTGAACCTTTGCAATACCCATTTGATGCTTTTGAGACTCAAGAAATGCTACATAACAAGATACAACAGGAATTCATAGGAAAAGAAATCACAACCATAACCAATACACAAGGTAAAATATACAATACCCATTTATATCAATACCGTCAGAGTGTAAGTATACAAGAGCTATTGGATACCGTTATAGAAGATCAGGTCAAGCCAAGTTTTCAAGAGGTGGGACTTTACCATTGGTTAGATCTAACCATACAATGGGATACATTTATAAATAATCAAAAAGAAATACAAAAAGTTAAAATAAAAATCACAAAGGAAAGTGAAAAAGCTACAATCCTTGATATATCAATGTATTTCAATGGTTAAATAAGAGGAACCATACAAAAAAAATAGACAATTAATTAACAAAAAAATACAATTACAACAATTTAAAAACCCAACATTCACTTAAAATATGAATAGTTGCACAAACAAAATAGAAAGATTTTGTGCATTCTATAGTAATGGCGGCACGAGGAATAAAAATCCCTTTTTAATATAAATATAAACGAATCATTAATACAAAGGAATCTAAGAAACTTTTAAGTGACAATGAAGACACTAAGGTATATAATAAGGGTATGTTATTTATGTAACGATGTATACAATATACTCTATGTTGACATTGTATACAATGTAATGTTAAACTTACAATAATAGAGAAATTATACTCTAGAGAATGTGATTTGCATTTATGCTTTTGTTAAAAAAGCATAATATTAGCAATATATATAATCAATCTTTTGTATAAAAAACAGTTACTATTCACTTGTGCAAATCTAAAAAAATTTAAGGAGGAATTCAGTCGATGAATAATTTGATTGAAATTCGTTGGCACGGTCGTGGGGGTCAAGGTGCAAAAACAGCATCTTTACTATTAGCAGAAGCAGCATTTGACACTGGAAAATTTATTCAAGGTTTCCCTGAATATGGACCAGAGCGTATGGGTGCACCAATTACTGCGTATAACCGTATTAGCGATGAAAGAGTAAACATCCACTCAAACATTTATGAACCAGATTATGTAGTAGTAGTAGACGAAACATTAATTGACGTAGTAGACGTTACAGCAGGATTAAAAGAAACAGGTGCCATTATTATTAACACACCAAAAAGTCCTGATGAAATCAGATCAAAATTAAGCGGATACAAAGGTGAAGTGTATACAGTAGACGCAAGAGAAATTTCAATGGCAACTCTAGGAAGATATTTCCCAAATACACCGATGTTAGGTGCAGTTGTAAAAGTATCTAAAATAATGGAAGATGATGTATTTGTTGAAGCAATGAAATCATCATTTGAGCACAAATTTGCAAACAAACCACAAGTAATAGCTCCAAATATGGAAGCTGTTAAAAGAGCGCTTACGGAGGTGAAAGGTTAATGAGTAACAAAGACAAATGCATCGTTGATGCTTATACACCTTGGCAAAAAACGACTCCAGGCGGTATCGTAACAAGTACAGGTAACGCAAAACACTACCTTACAGGTGGGTGGAGAGCAGATAAACCAATCTGGAATGAAGAAAAATGCAAACAATGTATGTTATGTTTTCCAGTATGTCCAGACTCATCAATAGAAGTAGAAGATAAGAAAATGAAGGGCATCGACTTTGATCACTGTAAAGGCTGTGGCGTTTGTGCAGCAGTATGTCCGTTTAACGCAATAGAAATGGAGCCAGAAGGCAAATAATAAACAGGAGGGAAAATTACATGGCAATTCGTGATAAATTATCAGGTAACGAGGCTGTTGCCGTTGCTATGAAACAAATAAATCCAGATGTAGTAGCAGCATTCCCTATTACACCATCAACAGAAATACCTCAATACTTTTCAAATTTCGTGTCTAATGGTGAAGTAGAAACAGAATTCGTACCTGTAGAATCTGAGCATTCAGCTATGTCAGCTTGTATTAGTGCGGCAGCAGCAGGTGCTAGAACAATGACAGCAACATCCGCAAATGGATTAGCACTTATGTGGGAAATGTTATATATAGCAGCATCTTGTAAAACACCAGTGGTATTAACAGTAGTTAACCGTGCATTATCAGGACCGATCAATATACATAATGATCATTCAGACTCAATGGGTTCAAGAGATTCCGGTTGGTTACAATTCTATGGAGAAAACAACCAAGAAGCATACGATAACTTATTAATGGCTTTAAAAGTTGCAGAACATCCAGAAATATCTTTACCCGTAATGAACTGTTACGATGGATTCATTACATCTCATGCAGTAGAAAATATCGAGTTAATAGAAGACGATAAAGTAAAAGCATTTGTTGGAGAGTACAAACCAAGTCAATATATGTTAAATAGTGACAATCAAGTAGCTGTTGGACCATTATCTATGCCAACACATTACTTTGAGCAAAAACGTCAACAAGCAGAAAGTATGAGAAAAGCAAAAGACGTGATTATAGAAGTATCAAAAGAATTTGAAGCCCTTACAGGAAGAAAATACGACTTGTTCGAAAGCTACAAATTAGACGATGCAGAAGTAGCAGTTGTTGTATTAGGATCTACAGCTGGAACAACAAAACACGTGGTAGACCAATTAAGAGACAAAGGCGTAAAAGCGGGTATGTTAAAATTAAGAATCTTCCGTCCCTTCCCAGCAGAAGAAATTGCAGAAGCAATAAAAGACATTAAAGCAGTAGCTGTAATGGATAAATGTGATGGATTCAATGCAAAAGGTGCACCAGTATTTACAGAAGTAAGAAGTGCATTATACGATTACGACACGAAGCCAGCAATGGTTAACTACATCTACGGTCTAGGTGGACGTGACGTAAAAACAGATGACATTGAAAAAGTTTATAATGACTTACTAGAAGTTGTAAAAGAAGGCAAAGTAGAAGATCCATACCGTTACTTAGGCGTTATGGAAGAACAATAAAGGAGGTGCATACAAAGTGGCTTATAATTTAAAAGAAACAACCCTAAAACCAGAAAGATTAACAGGTGGACATAGAATGTGTGCTGGTTGTGGTGCACCACCAGTTGTTCGTACTGTTTTAAGAGCATTAAAAGAAGAAGACAAAGCAGTTATTGGTGCTGCAACAGGCTGTTTAGAAGTATCAACATTCTTATACCCATACACAGCTTGGGAAGATTCATTCATCCACTCTGCATTTGAAAATGCGGCTGTAACAGTAGCAGGAGCAGAAGCAGCTTACAATGCATTAAAGAGAAAAGGTAAAATAGACGACACTTACAAATTT
Protein-coding sequences here:
- a CDS encoding 2-oxoacid:acceptor oxidoreductase family protein yields the protein MNNLIEIRWHGRGGQGAKTASLLLAEAAFDTGKFIQGFPEYGPERMGAPITAYNRISDERVNIHSNIYEPDYVVVVDETLIDVVDVTAGLKETGAIIINTPKSPDEIRSKLSGYKGEVYTVDAREISMATLGRYFPNTPMLGAVVKVSKIMEDDVFVEAMKSSFEHKFANKPQVIAPNMEAVKRALTEVKG
- a CDS encoding 4Fe-4S binding protein; protein product: MSNKDKCIVDAYTPWQKTTPGGIVTSTGNAKHYLTGGWRADKPIWNEEKCKQCMLCFPVCPDSSIEVEDKKMKGIDFDHCKGCGVCAAVCPFNAIEMEPEGK
- the porA gene encoding pyruvate ferredoxin oxidoreductase, with protein sequence MAIRDKLSGNEAVAVAMKQINPDVVAAFPITPSTEIPQYFSNFVSNGEVETEFVPVESEHSAMSACISAAAAGARTMTATSANGLALMWEMLYIAASCKTPVVLTVVNRALSGPINIHNDHSDSMGSRDSGWLQFYGENNQEAYDNLLMALKVAEHPEISLPVMNCYDGFITSHAVENIELIEDDKVKAFVGEYKPSQYMLNSDNQVAVGPLSMPTHYFEQKRQQAESMRKAKDVIIEVSKEFEALTGRKYDLFESYKLDDAEVAVVVLGSTAGTTKHVVDQLRDKGVKAGMLKLRIFRPFPAEEIAEAIKDIKAVAVMDKCDGFNAKGAPVFTEVRSALYDYDTKPAMVNYIYGLGGRDVKTDDIEKVYNDLLEVVKEGKVEDPYRYLGVMEEQ